The window AATCTTGTCTTTACTAAATCTTACGACTAATCCTTTGAACTATTTTAttattgataatttttttttataaaaaaataaaatctactcaatgataattattaatcgatgaatttctataaaataataaataataattcaaaaaatagtAAAGGTAATCAACttatttacatatacaataaaACTTTTCGACTAGAAATATATCCGTATCTATCCCCTACCACTAACAAatatctatcactaataaacattttttctatgtttgaaaatatttttaaaagtttcataatttaaaataattattcaaACGTTAAAATGACTaaactaaaatttatttaaaaaattgggACTAAAATTGGATAATTAAAAGAAGATGAATTAAGTACGAATAGAAAGACCTAAAAAGGCTTATTGAAGTTTATTATTTTGCCAACAACGTCTCTAAAACGATAATTTAAACCAACGaatttatttagattttttcttttcctaaaaaaaagaaaataaaaataaaaataaaagaaaaataaaaagaaaattccaCGTCAGCAGGAAGTGGATGAGCCAAAAAAAACCAACCAAGAGAAAGCAAGCTGAATACTACCACTGGTACAGAGTCTCTCACACAACGACCCTTCTCCTTCGTTccttccctctctctctctatccTCAATTCAATTCAACCATTCCCATTTCTCAAactccttctctctctctctgttctATTCTTCCATGGAGGTCTTCTTCTCTTCCAACCCTCAATCACTCACCTTCAATCCATGTCTTCCTCTCAATTCTCCTTCCTCCTTCTCCTACTCTCGCCTCCGCTTCGTCCGCCGTCAATTCCTTGGCTCTTCTCACAATCTCCGCCCTCCCGATGCCCTGCGCTCTCGTCGAAGGTGCCGGAACCTTGGCCTCTTTGTTCAATCTCCGAGGTGCATTCTCCGAGCATCCTTAAGTTCCAATCCGGTTCTCATCGTTGTTGCTGTCGTTACTTTCTCTGCTGTATCCTTCATCTACATGAATTTAAATAGAAGGAAAAAGAATGCGGTTGAGGTATGTTGGAATTATCGATTTAGAACTTACTTTGTTTTTTGGTAAATGCTGCATTAGGAAAATGAATGGATACTGTTAAGTTTTCAGAGAGTGACTGTTGTTTTCCCTGTTGCATTACCTTTGTttttaaataagtttttttaagCTAGGATAGGTTTAATTAGGATAATTGAGTTGATTGTGAGATACATTAATGTACTAGCTGCAATCCTGGTTTTGCAGTTGGAAATTTAAAGAGGATTATATTGAACACGAAGCAGCATTTCGATTGGAAGCTAATTTCTATTGTTGTTTGATGAAGTTGACAGCACGTCGCTGTTCCTAACATTTGTTAATTGATTATTATCGAATCCTTAATTTCACTTTTGGAAGTTGCTCTTACTTTTGTCATggatttttttataatatttagtTCATTAGTTTTGGAGCACATCAAGGTTTCGAAGTCTCTTGCATAAAGTACGGATGTAAATCGACGTCTGTGATTTTCATGGGCTCAACAATTTAGTTCGTTTGTTTGATTTATCTGTTATTGTATTGTGGAGATGACATGTTTTCTGGATCTTGTACCAATCACAGCGTTCCCGATCTCCAAAGCTTGCATTATCTCAACTAGGTAGAGGCATCAACTGGTCTGTTGATGGTCATGTAATGGGCTTTAGAGATCACCATGGCGAATTTTTAGAGCAGAACATTGCCGTAAAGGATAGAGCTGAGGAGAAGAGTTATTCTGGGGAAGAGGAGACTGTTCTGCAGCTTCAAAAATCTGGCCTCTCACATGAGGCCAGCGTCAATGAGACATTGCCGCCTTCTGTTTCTGAGGTTACTACTTCTAAGGATAGTGATTCTCTGTTTTCAGATGAAAGTGAAGCAACAGATCCTTCTCTTCTTTCTGCTATATTCGAATCAGGCGTTCTGCAGCCTCTTATTTTTGCCAATGAAATGACTGACTTACGACTGAATGGATCTCATGTCAAATCCCACTCTGAATTGCCTGTTGTGGTCGATACAACTGAGCTTCCACCTGTTACTGGTCCTTTATATAGTGTGTATGATCAAGTGACTCAACATTTAAAAGAAGATGGTGAGCTTCTAAACGAGGAAGAATTAAGTAGTTCCAACTTTCAAATTGAAGAACCGGCTAGAGAAGATATTTACATGTTCTACCAAGATACAGAGTCAAGTAATCAAACAGAAACTTCTTCCCGTACTTCTCAtctaaacaataaaaaattttCTTCACTGATGGTTAACGGTGTCTCCAGAGTGGCAGAATTAGTGTTAGAGGATTCTCTTCCAGTTGCAGGTAGTGGCTTTAATAGGATCATGATGGTTCTTACCTTGTTTCTTTGAATAGACAGCAAATATGATTTTCTTTCTCGTATGCCAACATTATTTCCTTAAAAATCTTTGCATCTCTCTATTCCATATTCCAATTCAGTAGCAAATGTTTTTACGACTCAGGGTATGTTCAAAGAAAAGTACCTGATGTAAGATATAAGGAAGGTTCTTCAGGAAACAGAAAAAAATCTGGTGGCAACAATATTTCAGGACATGGGGAAAGAAAAGAACCCAGCCTGCATAAAGGAAAAGTTGTGAATGGGGTAACCCATCCAAATGGGAAGCATGTACATTACAAAAATCTTCATGTAGATCAATATAAATCATATAATCAATGCCTGAAAGGTGGAAGGTAAGTTTGTTTCTCATTTTCATGTATTATGCAGTCAATATTTCTCCTCTGATGTATCATGTCATATGGTTGATGATTTACGTTAAAGTTATTTGTAAATGAATGAAaataggaaaaataaaaaaacctccAGGACACTTCTCACTCACCAATCATAGTAGAAGTCTGAATTGATTTGTGTTCAACTATTTTTGAAAATCGTTTGTtacttatttcttatttttggtTTCTCAGGCTGCATGACTGCATCAGAATACTTCAAGATATGGAAACAGAAGGGATATTGGATATGAATAAGGTAAAATGTGACCATTTTTATCATCAATTTCTTATGAGTTATGACTTAGGCTTATCTGAATTACAACTAATTTATCGAGTTTTTCGGCTGTAGATTTATCATGGGAAGTTTTTCAATATTTGCAAGAGTAAAAAGGCTGTTCAGGAAGCTTTTCAGTACACCGCACTTATTCAAAACCCCACATTGAGTACGTTCAATATgctcatgtctgtatgtgcaagtCGTCAAGATTCTGAAAGTAAGTTAATGTATTATTTACTATCATTTAACTTCTTCTGTGTGGAAACAATCTCAGTCTTTTACTATTTACAACCATCATTCTTTTAGGGTGCATAATTTATGCATTGTAAATTTAGGAGCTTTCCAAGTTGTGCGGCTTGTCCAGGAGGCTGGAATGAAAGCAGATTGCAAACTGTACACTACTTTAATCTCAACATGTGGCAAAAGTGGAAAAGTGGATGCAATGTTTGAAGTATGGTTTCTTTCATTTTGGTTACCTGTTTGTAGGTTTCACTAATGCTTAGACTATCTCACTGGGGTTTTCTTAATGCGCTTTCAATAGACCTTTCTTACATGTGATGAAGCTTCTATTGATTTATTGATATCTCTTTTTGAACTATTGAATTTGGTAAAAATATTTCCTCCTGTTATTTATTTATCCATTTAACTTAATTCTACTTGGAAAGAAAACATGCTGAGTTTTCCAGTACTTTTAACTATAAAAGTTGAAGCATCAGTTGTCTTTCCTGACAGTCTGGAATTCTGATAGCAGTGAATTTGaatctcacacatttttttaattGGTCCATCTGACAATTTACTACTTCCTCTAGTACCTAACGAGAatgtattatttatttttttacttttccttCTTATAAACTACGGAACATGCTTTTGAAATTGTTCCTCCTCTTTCATTTGTTGAAAACTTGTATGaaagatttttatttttcaacatGAGTTTCCTGTTATCATTGCATTGTCTGAGCTTTTTGCTTTTAGGTATTCCACCGAATGGTTAATGCTGGTGTGGAACCTAACGTTCACACATATGGGGCACTTATTGATGGTTGTGCAAGAGCAGGTCAAGTGGCAAAGGCATTTGGCGTGTATGGAATAATGAGGTCAAAGGTATGACCACAGATCTTAACGTTCCTTTTCTCTCATTTTATCTGTGCTTATTTGTTACTTATATTTGTACATATGGATGTGCAAACAAGGCATGCTACATATTCTGACTAAACGCTGAATGTTCAACTTGTATTCTAACAAAAATAAGAATTCTTTCTGATAAGATATTCTGTGCAGTAGAACGTGAAGCCAGACAGAGTTGTATTCAATGCACTTATCACTGCATGTGGTCAGTCAGGCGCGGTGGATCGTGCTTTTGACGTGCTTGCAGAAATGGGGGCCGAGTTACATCCTATAGAGCCGGATCATATTACAATTGGTGCTTTGATGAAGGCATGTGCAAATGCTGGTCAGGtatgtttttattaaatctAAGGGGGGAGTTGGAAAGTGTGGAGTTGTGAACTCCACTATTTGATTGACCCAAAGAGTTTGTGAGTCCCACTACTAAAAACACTGATTTTATACATTATCAACTATTTACATTGTTAGCTTTAGAAGTTCACAATTCCTCAGATTTAGTAACTCCTTGGAGTTCACAACCCCATCCTTTACCCAAACACCCCCTAAAAGTTTCTTGCTACCATTCAattctcctctctctctctctctctctctctctctctctctctctctccagtTAGGTTGTTGGTGTTGGTTTTAAGAGCAGAAAAATCAATCATTTCCTATAGGTTGATCGAGCAATAGAAGTGTACAAGATGATCCATGATTATAAGATTAAGGGCACACCAGAGGTTTACACCATTGCTGTTAATTGTTGCAGTCAATCTTGTGATTGGGACTTTGCTTCCAATGTATATCAAGATATGACCAGGAAAGGAGTGCAACCTGATGAGGTATGTTATGTTGATGGAGTTAAGTACACCTTGCTTGGATCATTATTCATGGATGATTTAGAATAGATAAAATAAGTTAGGGTTTGggtatttctttctttttgaatgTTTATTAAGAGTGGTTCCGGACTATTACAAAACTTGATCCGGCTATAACATGTAGGTAAGTAAGTTGGAAGAAAGAATTTTTTCAAGTTTTTGGATAGTCTTCTGTGTGTGCTGTTCAGCTGCTTTTTGATTTATCCATGGGGGTGCTAATTCTCGTATTTAATTTCTATTGCAGATTTTTCTCAGTGCATTAATAGATGTTGCAGGCCATGCTGGTAAGCTGGATGCTGCCTTTGAAATCTTAGGAGAAGCCAAGACACTAGGGATACGTGTTGGCATTGTGTCATATAGTTCTTTGATGGGTGCCTGTAGCAATGTGCGTAtgttaaatttttcttttttgttcattATTGACAAGCATGCTGGAAACTTTTAGATTCATCTAAAAAGGGCTGATTTTATGCATTTCACTTGAGTGCTATTTTCTGCTTgcattttttctctctccctccctccctcttcTGGAATTGTTTAGTTCTTTGTTTTGCTGTGTTTAGATGGTCTGTATTGTTTtcacttttcttttcaatgattttttattattttttaaatttctttgaaGTATTATATACTACGAGCTCTATCCTGACTTCAAAAACTTCATTTTTAGGTTCTTATAATCAATTTTTCACGTCTGATACTGGTTAATGATATGATTGATATGAATGTTAAAAGTGTATTTTGACGGAGTATGACTCATCATCTTTGACTGTTTTTTTgaggatcttagattagaaaAATAGAGAATACTCATGATCTTTATAAAATTCGCGAGTTACTGCTCTCATTGTCAATTGACTTTGGAATAGAACTCCATGCTTATATAATATGTTATAAGAGCCCATGAAACTCAAACGAGCAATGATATACATGGGTTTAGAGAAATAGAGAACTGAGATCCTATCCAAAAATGGTGAACACAAAGAGGCAGGCAAGGGAGTGTGTTGGAGATTTCACGTTAGAGAAATTGAGAAACTCACCATTTTTATAAGATACATGGAGTTGTTTTTTTCATTGCCAATTAGTTTTGAGATGGAAGTTCATTTTTATCTAGAAGTTCTATTTATGGAGGCATCTATGCTGTCTTGGCACAACATATTTTTACTTGAGGCTCTTACTTTTTACTATGAAGTAAAAACAATTGAGTACggactttttttttgttacgaAATTATCTGtgacaataaaaaaaactttccaaTCATTGTTTCAGGCTAAAAACTGGCAGAAGGCGTTGGCACTGTATGAGGATCTCAAGTCTATGAAATTGAGGCTAACTGTATCAACTGTAAACGCACTGATAACTGCACTGTGTATGTCCCTTTTTTTGCTACCTTCTATGCTCAATATTCTGATTGAAGTTATTTCACCAACATTTGTAACAAAATGAAACATATCCACTTTAACTAATCACAACTAACATTTTTCATATACATTTAAAATAATGTGCGTTGCTTCTATAAGATAACATTAGAATGTCACCTACAGGTGATGGGGAACAACTACAAATGGCTATGGATATTCTAACTGAAATGAAGGAATTAGGACTCTCCCCGAACAATATTACATACTCCATACTTACGGCAGCGAGTGAAAGGTAAATACAATTGGCTTAGTTTTGTATCAACGACATTAATTTAATCCTTATTCTCACTAGCTTCTTTTTCTCAATTGTTTGTAGGAATAATGATTTAGAAATTGCCCTGATGCTCCTCTCTCAAGCCAAAGAGGATGGGATTGTGCCAACCTTAACGATGTATAGGTGCATAATTGGTAAGTTGATTGAATTCAATTGTCTACACCTGTTTTTTATCATAAGGAACTACATGTCTTTTCTGTTTTAGGATTTCCTAGTTGTCATATATTGTCTGCTGACCCACTGTGTACAAATAACAATGTATTTTTCTTTCAGATGAATTTTTCcggtttaaaaaaattgaaaaaaagcaCATCTTTCAACTTATCATGAATTTTAAGTACTTCTGTCTCTGATTCTGGCGCTCTACATTTCTTGGTTTCAAGAATATTTTCTGGCTTATATCTTCCTAAAAATTACTTtgaattggtttttttttttttttttttttaacttatctTTAGTCTGATATTTTCAAAGGCATGTCTGTACCTACATAGAAATGTTCCTTCTGCCTTGATAGATTACTATTATCCTGAGTTAATTGGTTAGCCTTTTTATACTTTTGACTAATCTGTAGTCTAATCTTTTCAAAGGCATGTGCTTACGAAGAATTGCAGAGCCCACTTCCCTTGATAGACCACTCATGTCACTGGACTCTAAACTGCCTCAAGTCGATAATAAGTGGTATGAGTCTTCGacttttgaaattttcattTACTAAGTTTTTTTTAGTATACTGAAAATATTATGTTGCCTCTTATTTAATCGTTAGTACATTCATATTAACAATCACAAACCACTACCTATGATACTATAGTGCAACTTCTGAGATTATTCACTATTCAAAATATCTTTCCTCAGGACAGCACAGGCCTTAATGGTGTACCGGGAAATAATTGAAGCCGGAATTGTTCCAAGCATTGACGTTTTATCTCAAGTTTTGGGGTGCTTGCAGATTCCTCATGATTCCGCCTTAAAAAGTAGACTCATAGAAAACATAGGAGTAAGTGCTGACTCATCAAGATCTTCAAATCTCTGCTCCTTGATAGATGGCTTTGGTGAATATGACCCTCGCGCATTTTCACTGTTGGAGGTCTGTGCAAATATGAGGCTGTTTCCATATCTTAccgaaaattttcaaattcttgaATCATTTGAAAGATCTGATTTTCTTTCTATATTTACCCCCAACAAAATGTAGGAAGCTGCTTCACTTGGAGTTGCTACGTTTGTGTTCCCAAAAGGAAATCCTATTGTTGTAGATGCCAAGGAGTTGCAGATTCATACAGCTGAGGTAAgatttttttcttcatcttgAAAAATTGGAGCTAACAGACCAACAGTTATTATTTGATTGAGAGATAATCGTACTTCATTTACTGTACAAAGTAGATGAAATTACTACCAAAGTGTATGTGTTCTGAAATTACTTAACCTTTTGGAATCGTTACTGGCTAGATATAATTATACTTAGCTGTATTTAACTTTGTGTTAGCTGTTAGGACTTAGGAATCACAACTAGTTCTTGAGTTGTACGAAGTaaaattttaactttgaaatttaaaaatagttcCAGTGTAGTAGTTTACAAACAAATGACTTAAAGATTGTGTAATCAACTTTGAGTAATTGTCAGTTAGGAAGTAGATTGTAAGGTATCCCTTACTGTGGTATTGTACGATCCCCCCCCGCCCACCCgtctccctccctccctcccttcCTCCTTCTCACTGAATCAGCACTTCCTTCCCCGCACGACTTTCTTGCCCCTTCTTTGGTATTGTAATAGAACTGGGGGTCTAGCATATATTTTCCACTGTCATTCCAAATTAATTCTTTGAACTTAGGAACCAAACATAGATCTTAAACACAAAGTGTAGGATATAAAAATACGACCTGTCATTAATGATTTATTGCTTGGCAGCATAGTCAATTTTCCATTTTATTGCTTGCTTTACTTGGTGTGGTTCAAGTTGGTCTTTTTCTGTTAgcaaaaaatacattattttgtCCCCTACAACGAAAGGTTTCTAACTAGGTATGTTCTAGACTAAATCTGTATTGATGATCCACGGACTTTTATCTTTCCATTTACTTCCTATAGTCACAATCAACACGAACTTTTGGGTAGAATATGTTCAACATGTGTGAAAAGCATTTCACAACTAGTCTCATACGTGACTGAAATTTTTATTCAAATCCTGCCAGGTTTACCTCTTGACAGTTTTGAAAGGTCTCAAACATCGGCTTGCCGCTGGTAATTGGCATATACATTTTTggtcttttatcttttaattactAATGCTCACAATTATTGTTTATTGTTGTTTACAACTCGTACTCATTCATATTGTTTTCAACTTCTTGATGAGACTTacaaaattaaatgaattttaACTACTTTGATTCTTCCTAGTATTACTGGCcatcaaatgaaaaaaattcCATGACGTTGAGGCTAAATTTTAAGACATTCTTCGAGGATTCCCTTTCTCTCTGTTTCCTCCCtccaaaaaatattcttttaggGAAAATATCGATATAACCTTAAACTTTGAAGTTTGTACCAATTTAAGCCtcaaactaataattgtatcaatttagacGTTAAATTTTTATAAGTATATTAATTTAAACCTGAACTTACGTAGTTGTATAAGTTTAAACCCTCGattatgttttatttggatATGAAAGTTAAGGGTATGAATTgatacatttatgaaagttcatggtttaaattgatacaactattaatttaaggtttaaattgatacaagcCTAAAGTTCAATGTTTAAATGAATTCAATTATTAGTTTAGAGTCTATATTGATGGTTTAGGGATACAAAATGATATTTGACCTTTGGGACTCATTCAACTTCTCTTATATAACTATTTTAATTCTCATCTCAACAACtacattaatattattataatttattatgtTGAAATCACTATTCACTAAATGAGATATCGTCAAAAGGAAAGTTATTAGgtcattaatattattataatggAAAAGGAGATTCTTAGCACTTCTTGGTGATGAGGGAGTCTAATAATTTTGTATTCCGATTAAATTTCTCTTGTTCAGGTTCAAGGTTACCAAACATAATGATCTTACTGCCGAATGAGACAACGCAAATTCTCTCTCCAAAGGGGGAGAGGACCATTAACCTTTCGGGAAGGTGAAAAGATTGAAACTTATGAAATCATACTCGgtttcttttcttccttattttgcATTGTGATAGCATTTTTCCACACGTTGAAATGATCATATTATTAATCTACTTATTTTCCCTCCAAGTTGATGTCTTGGCCTTCATGTTTTGTGGACAGCTTCTCTTGTTTTTCCGGATATTAGCCTAAGTGACGCTGGTCTTTCTAGAGACTTTGGTTGTAATTGTTTATGATTTGTATGGTCTGTACGGTATGTATTGGCTTATATTAGTCTAAAGGAAAGACATTATTCAGTTTTTACTTCCTTTATGGATATGACCTCCACTTGTTTCTCTTATTACTCGTTATATAATCCTCTTATACTTTGAGCTTTTGtctctttttatttaatttttaataataaactTGTTTCCTCCtaaaaaaggagagaaaaatcTAAATGCTTTTAAGGGGTACTCTATACAATGTTCGAATAGGAATTGGGAGAGTTCCATAGTTCCATTTTGATGCTCTCTTGTGTTTAGTTTCTTcctcattttcaattttttttctttttacctgGCCTCTTTGTAATTTGGAGCATTAGCCTCTTCTCATTTCTTTATTGAACAGTTCCGTATTCTTTccagaaagaaaaaagaaaaaactaaccCAAATGCAATGATTTTACAGGGTTGGACAAGCAGTTGCGGCATTGTTGAGAAGACTTGGGCTTCCTTACCTGGGGAATGAATCAAGTGGAAAAATCAGAATCAATGGTTTGGCCTTGAGAAGATGGTTACAACCGAAACTTTCCGATTCTCTAAGTGGAAAACCAGGAGAGTTCGGCACGTTTCAGTCACGTCTAAGAAAAGGAATAAGCCACCAGCAGCGTAATATTCGCATTGGGAACCTATCATTGGATTAAAGAGGTATGCAAAAACATTAAAGACAATTTAGGAATCTCTCATGCATTTTGCTACCATAAAGCAGTTGACTGATCAAAACTGTTGAAACCATTGACCTTCCACACCACTTTCATCCAACCCGCTGCGTTTTTAGAACTTCCTCGTAAATGGTAGAATAAGTAGGCTATTGGTTCTCTCAATGGCAATGCCTGTTGAGGGGGGGACGTATGATGCGGTATAGAGCTTTCGGTTTCGTGGCAAATTCATGGGAAAAGAAGAGCAATTTGCAGACCTATCGTGAATTGATGTTTTACTAGAAAGTACTTCTAGTCAAGAAATTCATGATCACCAAAGTTGGTCTTCCAATTATGTGAATTGATCTTCCCCCTGCCTGCCCTTTACTGAGGTAATAATTTATGTTATATATAATACGAAATGGTTGTCAAATTTTGTAATGCAAAAACATATGACGACTTTATAAATTcatctttttttccttctattttTGGAATGAGATGTAAAAATGTAAACTATTACCAAAAATTTATTGATCCATGAGTTTGTTCACTCAAACTGCTGAATCCAGAAGAAATCCGGGCATATGTTCCTTTGCATATTTTACGTAATTATTTATTTGTTCGATGAGAAAATCTAAACGTATTATCTGCTCATCAATGGATCGGCCAAATTGGATGAACATTGTTTATTTTCTTGTTGCTGTCAATATCTTCTCTTGGATTAAGTTTAGATAATTTACAATGTCTTGCTCTTTTAATGAGTTTAGGTTCAGCACTAGAAGTTTAAATCGAGTTTGGGTTCGTGTAGATAGTTGAAAACCTTAAATTTATATAACATGTGGTTGAATGGATGAAATGAATGAGTTTCATAAACCTTAGTTTATGTAGTTTGTCTTTGGTCAATGAATAtccaatttatttataaataaaaattgttttGGGTGCGTTTTGAGTAtccaatttatttataaataaaaattgttttGGGTGCGTTTTGAGTGATTCTAAAACGGTTAAAATCACTCTCATTTTAAAAACTATTCTAAAACACGTTTTTAATAATTCTAAACAagatttcaaacttttattatctctttcaaaattactttatttaaaaaaaaaaagaactcctgaaatgaataaaaaactcaatatttagatttagttttcaaaaattaaaaaatcaaatggttATCGGATAAGTAATAAATTCCCTTCTATTCCATGAAGGATAAATTTGAGGGTAACAAATTTAAACGGCTACATTACGCACAAATAAATGCAAGCACATTCTTATGCCGCCTAGACTTTCCTTTTCATGACATCCAATTCATTCTTATGCACCAAATATGTTTAGAAAAGCATGTCTTTGCGAGTTAAAACATTTTGAATATGTTGGAACAAATAACATCATTTAGGACATGTTTGCAAGTAATTCTCATATAGTTAAAatcatttttgacaattttaaaataacccCAAATCATAAgcattcaaaatcaatttcgatacaaaaattgtaaaattaaatattaaattaattttgagtgATTAAAAGATATGTTTCACCACAACTTTGAACACGTCAAAAGtgattttaataatttcaaaatcactCCTAAACATACATTCAATAATAGACATCAAACAAACATAGCATAAGCTAACGTAAAAACAAAGTTTGAGATCAAATTAGATTAAGGATCATAAGCTAATATATAAACAATACAATAATGAAACATTTACGAAAAGGATTTTTCCCATCACATTCTAACATTTATAGAGATTCTAAATATCTTACTAGGATTTCCTCATGTTCTGTATTGCCTCATCTATAATGAATTAATCCATCCCAACAACATGGACAAAAATATTAGCCCTCAGTTGTCATCATGaattaaaatatgaaaaaaaaaaaaaagaaaagaaaagaaaagaaaaagaagaagatatcTACTTAGCTTCATCATGGAAAGAGTTAGGAATGATGTAGCAATTCAGCTGCTCCATTTTTGCCTAAAGATTTCAAAATCTCAACTTTCTTGATGCAATATTTCAGTTCTTGTTGGATGGTTAACCTTGAAGGTGATAACACAATGTCTTTCCAAACTGATCCAGATTCACAAGCAGGACTTGGTTTTTTATAAAGTTCATATATGGAACTTGCATCTTCATTTAAACTACCAACAGTTCTTAGACACTTTATTTCTTCTGGATCAACCAATAATGTCTTGTCTTTGTCTTTCCATCCAATGAACTTCACATGGAAAATGGATTTTAAGTCAATAAACACAACATCACATGAACACAACAAAAGGGATATCAATTTATACGCCTAGACTTTTAAGCCTCGAACTTTTGGTAAGTGTATCAATTTGCAACATTCATTATGTTCGTTTGGGGAAAACTCATGTGAAGCTTATAATTACATCGACTAAAATCCTAAACTTTACTAAATGAATCAATTTAGACTTTTGGTTAGAATTTCTTTAGTATTGTCTATGCATTTACTCTAATAGTC is drawn from Cucumis melo cultivar AY chromosome 11, USDA_Cmelo_AY_1.0, whole genome shotgun sequence and contains these coding sequences:
- the LOC103497289 gene encoding pentatricopeptide repeat-containing protein MRL1, chloroplastic, translating into MEVFFSSNPQSLTFNPCLPLNSPSSFSYSRLRFVRRQFLGSSHNLRPPDALRSRRRCRNLGLFVQSPRCILRASLSSNPVLIVVAVVTFSAVSFIYMNLNRRKKNAVERSRSPKLALSQLGRGINWSVDGHVMGFRDHHGEFLEQNIAVKDRAEEKSYSGEEETVLQLQKSGLSHEASVNETLPPSVSEVTTSKDSDSLFSDESEATDPSLLSAIFESGVLQPLIFANEMTDLRLNGSHVKSHSELPVVVDTTELPPVTGPLYSVYDQVTQHLKEDGELLNEEELSSSNFQIEEPAREDIYMFYQDTESSNQTETSSRTSHLNNKKFSSLMVNGVSRVAELVLEDSLPVAGYVQRKVPDVRYKEGSSGNRKKSGGNNISGHGERKEPSLHKGKVVNGVTHPNGKHVHYKNLHVDQYKSYNQCLKGGRLHDCIRILQDMETEGILDMNKIYHGKFFNICKSKKAVQEAFQYTALIQNPTLSTFNMLMSVCASRQDSERAFQVVRLVQEAGMKADCKLYTTLISTCGKSGKVDAMFEVFHRMVNAGVEPNVHTYGALIDGCARAGQVAKAFGVYGIMRSKNVKPDRVVFNALITACGQSGAVDRAFDVLAEMGAELHPIEPDHITIGALMKACANAGQVDRAIEVYKMIHDYKIKGTPEVYTIAVNCCSQSCDWDFASNVYQDMTRKGVQPDEIFLSALIDVAGHAGKLDAAFEILGEAKTLGIRVGIVSYSSLMGACSNAKNWQKALALYEDLKSMKLRLTVSTVNALITALCDGEQLQMAMDILTEMKELGLSPNNITYSILTAASERNNDLEIALMLLSQAKEDGIVPTLTMYRCIIGMCLRRIAEPTSLDRPLMSLDSKLPQVDNKWTAQALMVYREIIEAGIVPSIDVLSQVLGCLQIPHDSALKSRLIENIGVSADSSRSSNLCSLIDGFGEYDPRAFSLLEEAASLGVATFVFPKGNPIVVDAKELQIHTAEVYLLTVLKGLKHRLAAGSRLPNIMILLPNETTQILSPKGERTINLSGRVGQAVAALLRRLGLPYLGNESSGKIRINGLALRRWLQPKLSDSLSGKPGEFGTFQSRLRKGISHQQRNIRIGNLSLD